The following are encoded together in the Panicum virgatum strain AP13 chromosome 6K, P.virgatum_v5, whole genome shotgun sequence genome:
- the LOC120713151 gene encoding histone-lysine N-methyltransferase SUVR4-like isoform X1: MGAKADRARKALDAMKLLGFSKKQSTPVLRRLLKIFNDNWEPIEDECYRALADAILDAQDNNQTPASQQGTEAAQEDLEPHVTTRDDRHTYASAGEDDNETPLVKRPRMGTSEFGHQLQPGPLQPTGSAQGASASPETHRSLMLAQQAADHGDPSAIGDALILKEPKPEPQINVAQVKACRDARATSDAIDFNVGSSGAGARGRVVNQAQSLDSSLQAVPMGNNRVVSTVQNTQDASSVEVDVASSTNGEVKMSLKCNLDLSKFSISMEDVFKMVEEKCLHSYKVLPPDFSIGKLMSEVCQSVAQLGTRHADVHSNSGGLHKEAVAPFVQPIACKVAVGTNDNGAGGSSVLESSEPCLQNSIVAWDPELANCKRRTTHDVTDISKGEERIRITVVNEFGSETCPPSFFYIPRNLVFQNAYVNISIARIGDEDCCADCSGNCLSASLPCACARATGGDYVYTPEGLLKTAFIDEWTSVNLFPEKHHRFYCKACPLERSKNEASPDPCKGHLVRKFVKECWSKCGCGMQCGNRVIQRGITCRLQVFFTREGKGWGLRTLEDLPKGAFVCEYVGEVLTSSELYERAIESARNGKHMHQVLLDADWGSEGVLRDEEALGIDGTFYGNVGRFINHRCYDANLVQIPVEVETPDHHYYHLAFFTTKKVEAFEELTWDYGIDFDDVDGPCKAFRCMCGSRYCRDPRSTRRMDRAAGRN; the protein is encoded by the exons GGGACGGAAGCAGCCCAGGAGGATTTGGAGCCTCATGTCACAACAAGGGATGATCGGCACACCTATGCTTCTGCAGGTGAAGATGATAATGAAACCCCCCTGGTCAAGAGGCCCAGGATGGGCACATCTGAGTTCGGACACCAACTGCAGCCTGGACCATTGCAACCCACTGGTTCCGCCCAAGGTGCGTCTGCTTCACCAGAAACCCACAGGTCTTTGATGCTAGCGCAGCAAGCTGCTGACCATGGAGATCCCTCAGCTATCGGTGATGCTCTCATCTTGAAAGAACCCAAACCTGAGCCACAAATCAATGTAGCACAAGTCAAAGCTTGTCGAGATGCTCGAGCTACCTCCGATGCCATAGACTTCAACGTTGGCTCTTCAG GTGCTGGTGCAAGAGGCAGAGTAGTCAACCAAGCTCAAAGTCTTGATAGCAGCCTACAAGCGGTCCCAATGGGCAACAACAGGGTAGTGTCTACAGTTCAAAATACTCAGGATGCATCTTCTGTGGAGGTTGATGTGGCTTCTTCCACCAATGGTGAGGTGAAGATGTCATTGAAATGCAACTTGGATCTTTCAAAATTCAGCATCAGTATGGAGGATGTTTTCAAAATGGTGGAGGAGAAGTGCCTTCACTCTTACAAGGTGCTGCCTCCTGATTTTTCTATTGGCAAGCTGATGAGTGAGGTGTGCCAATCTGTTGCACAGTTGGGTACTAGGCATGCTGATGTTCATAGCAACAGTGGCGGTTTGCATAAAGAGGCTGTTGCTCCTTTTGTGCAGCCAATTGCTTGTAAGGTTGCTGTGGGTACAAATGATAACGGTGCTGGAGGGTCATCAGTGCTTGAATCCTCAGAACCTTGTTTGCAGAATTCTATTGTTGCTTGGGATCCTGAGTTAGCAAATTGTAAGCGAAGGACAACCCATGATGTTACTGATATATCCAAAGGGGAAGAGCGGATAAGGATAACCGTAGTAAATGAATTTGGCAGCGAGACCTGTCCTCCATCCTTCTTTTACATACCAAGAAATCTTGTCTTCCAAAATGCTTATGTGAACATCTCGATTGCTCGGATTGGCGATGAAGACTGCTGTGCTGATTGTTCTGGCAACTGTTTGTCAGCGTCACTTCCATGTGCTTGTGCAAGAGCAACTGGGGGTGATTATGTGTATACACCTGAGGGCCTGCTTAAGACAGCATTCATTGATGAATGGACCTCCGTTAATCTTTTCCCAGAAAAGCACCATAGGTTCTATTGTAAAGCTTGCCCTCTTGAAAGATCTAAGAATGAAGCCTCACCAGATCCATGCAAAGGTCATCTTGTTAGAAAATTCGTTAAAGAATGCTGGAGTAAATGTGGATGTGGCATGCAGTGTGGAAATCGTGTGATTCAACGTGGTATAACATGCAGATTGCAG GTGTTTTTTACACGTGAGGGGAAGGGCTGGGGACTACGGACCCTGGAGGATCTCCCAAAAGGTGCCTTTGTCTGTGAATATGTTGGAGAGGTACTAACAAGTAGTGAATTGTACGAAAGAGCAATCGAAAGTGCAAGAAatggtaaacatatgcatcaaGTGCTCCTGGATGCTGATTGGGGTTCAGAAGGCGTACTGAGGGATGAAGAGGCTCTTGGAATTGATGGAACGTTTTATGGGAACGTTGGGCGATTCATTAACCACAG ATGCTATGATGCAAATTTAGTTCAGATCCCAGTTGAAGTTGAGACACCTGATCATCATTATTACCAT CTggcatttttcacaaccaagAAAGTGGAGGCATTTGAGGAGTTAACATGG GATTATGGCATTGATTTTGATGATGTGGATGGCCCCTGTAAAGCATTCCGATGCATGTGCGGAAGCAGATACTGTCGTGATCCGCGGAGTACAA GGAGGATGGATAGAGCAGCTGGGCGAAACTAG
- the LOC120713151 gene encoding histone-lysine N-methyltransferase SUVR4-like isoform X2, translated as MGAKADRARKALDAMKLLGFSKKQSTPVLRRLLKIFNDNWEPIEDECYRALADAILDAQDNNQTPASQQGTEAAQEDLEPHVTTRDDRHTYASAGEDDNETPLVKRPRMGTSEFGHQLQPGPLQPTGSAQAIGDALILKEPKPEPQINVAQVKACRDARATSDAIDFNVGSSGAGARGRVVNQAQSLDSSLQAVPMGNNRVVSTVQNTQDASSVEVDVASSTNGEVKMSLKCNLDLSKFSISMEDVFKMVEEKCLHSYKVLPPDFSIGKLMSEVCQSVAQLGTRHADVHSNSGGLHKEAVAPFVQPIACKVAVGTNDNGAGGSSVLESSEPCLQNSIVAWDPELANCKRRTTHDVTDISKGEERIRITVVNEFGSETCPPSFFYIPRNLVFQNAYVNISIARIGDEDCCADCSGNCLSASLPCACARATGGDYVYTPEGLLKTAFIDEWTSVNLFPEKHHRFYCKACPLERSKNEASPDPCKGHLVRKFVKECWSKCGCGMQCGNRVIQRGITCRLQVFFTREGKGWGLRTLEDLPKGAFVCEYVGEVLTSSELYERAIESARNGKHMHQVLLDADWGSEGVLRDEEALGIDGTFYGNVGRFINHRCYDANLVQIPVEVETPDHHYYHLAFFTTKKVEAFEELTWDYGIDFDDVDGPCKAFRCMCGSRYCRDPRSTRRMDRAAGRN; from the exons GGGACGGAAGCAGCCCAGGAGGATTTGGAGCCTCATGTCACAACAAGGGATGATCGGCACACCTATGCTTCTGCAGGTGAAGATGATAATGAAACCCCCCTGGTCAAGAGGCCCAGGATGGGCACATCTGAGTTCGGACACCAACTGCAGCCTGGACCATTGCAACCCACTGGTTCCGCCCAAG CTATCGGTGATGCTCTCATCTTGAAAGAACCCAAACCTGAGCCACAAATCAATGTAGCACAAGTCAAAGCTTGTCGAGATGCTCGAGCTACCTCCGATGCCATAGACTTCAACGTTGGCTCTTCAG GTGCTGGTGCAAGAGGCAGAGTAGTCAACCAAGCTCAAAGTCTTGATAGCAGCCTACAAGCGGTCCCAATGGGCAACAACAGGGTAGTGTCTACAGTTCAAAATACTCAGGATGCATCTTCTGTGGAGGTTGATGTGGCTTCTTCCACCAATGGTGAGGTGAAGATGTCATTGAAATGCAACTTGGATCTTTCAAAATTCAGCATCAGTATGGAGGATGTTTTCAAAATGGTGGAGGAGAAGTGCCTTCACTCTTACAAGGTGCTGCCTCCTGATTTTTCTATTGGCAAGCTGATGAGTGAGGTGTGCCAATCTGTTGCACAGTTGGGTACTAGGCATGCTGATGTTCATAGCAACAGTGGCGGTTTGCATAAAGAGGCTGTTGCTCCTTTTGTGCAGCCAATTGCTTGTAAGGTTGCTGTGGGTACAAATGATAACGGTGCTGGAGGGTCATCAGTGCTTGAATCCTCAGAACCTTGTTTGCAGAATTCTATTGTTGCTTGGGATCCTGAGTTAGCAAATTGTAAGCGAAGGACAACCCATGATGTTACTGATATATCCAAAGGGGAAGAGCGGATAAGGATAACCGTAGTAAATGAATTTGGCAGCGAGACCTGTCCTCCATCCTTCTTTTACATACCAAGAAATCTTGTCTTCCAAAATGCTTATGTGAACATCTCGATTGCTCGGATTGGCGATGAAGACTGCTGTGCTGATTGTTCTGGCAACTGTTTGTCAGCGTCACTTCCATGTGCTTGTGCAAGAGCAACTGGGGGTGATTATGTGTATACACCTGAGGGCCTGCTTAAGACAGCATTCATTGATGAATGGACCTCCGTTAATCTTTTCCCAGAAAAGCACCATAGGTTCTATTGTAAAGCTTGCCCTCTTGAAAGATCTAAGAATGAAGCCTCACCAGATCCATGCAAAGGTCATCTTGTTAGAAAATTCGTTAAAGAATGCTGGAGTAAATGTGGATGTGGCATGCAGTGTGGAAATCGTGTGATTCAACGTGGTATAACATGCAGATTGCAG GTGTTTTTTACACGTGAGGGGAAGGGCTGGGGACTACGGACCCTGGAGGATCTCCCAAAAGGTGCCTTTGTCTGTGAATATGTTGGAGAGGTACTAACAAGTAGTGAATTGTACGAAAGAGCAATCGAAAGTGCAAGAAatggtaaacatatgcatcaaGTGCTCCTGGATGCTGATTGGGGTTCAGAAGGCGTACTGAGGGATGAAGAGGCTCTTGGAATTGATGGAACGTTTTATGGGAACGTTGGGCGATTCATTAACCACAG ATGCTATGATGCAAATTTAGTTCAGATCCCAGTTGAAGTTGAGACACCTGATCATCATTATTACCAT CTggcatttttcacaaccaagAAAGTGGAGGCATTTGAGGAGTTAACATGG GATTATGGCATTGATTTTGATGATGTGGATGGCCCCTGTAAAGCATTCCGATGCATGTGCGGAAGCAGATACTGTCGTGATCCGCGGAGTACAA GGAGGATGGATAGAGCAGCTGGGCGAAACTAG
- the LOC120713153 gene encoding protein PROTON GRADIENT REGULATION 5, chloroplastic-like, with the protein MAAAVSFSRVRALPTWSNSVSGSGDSSYSVVAMSRRRSSARPLRSPARMMGNVNAGKGLFAPLVVVARNIIGRKRFNQLRGKAIALHSQVITEFCKTIGADSKQRQGLIRLAKKNGEKLGFLA; encoded by the exons ATGGCGGCCGCTGTGTCCTTCTCCCGGGTGCGGGCACTCCCTACGTGGTCCAACTCCGTGTCCGGCTCCGGCGATTCCTCCTACTCGGTGGTGGCCATGTCGCGGCGCCGGTCTAGTGCGCGGCCGCTTCGGTCGCCGGCGCGGATGATGGGCAACGTGAACGCCGGCAAGGGTCTGTTCGCgccgctggtggtggtggcgcgcaACATCATCGGCCGCAAGCGCTTCAACCAGCTGAGGGGGAAGGCAATCGCGCTGCACTCGCAG GTCATCACCGAGTTCTGCAAGACCATCGGCGCCGACTCCAAGCAGCGGCAGGGCCTCATCCGCCTTGCCAAGAAGAACGGGGAGAAGCTGGGATTCCTGGCTTGA